One region of Glycine max cultivar Williams 82 chromosome 9, Glycine_max_v4.0, whole genome shotgun sequence genomic DNA includes:
- the LOC100800020 gene encoding eukaryotic initiation factor 4A-3 yields the protein MATTSVVPANRRRAAANPAEDMDFETTEGVKAIASFEEMGIKDDLLRGIYQYGFEKPSAIQQRAVTPIIQGRDVIAQAQSGTGKTSMIALTVCQVVDTSVREVQALILSPTRELASQTEKVILAIGDFINIQAHACVGGKSVGEDIRKLEYGVHVVSGTPGRVCDMIKRRTLRTRAIKMLVLDESDEMLSRGFKDQIYDVYRYLPPDLQVCLISATLPHEILEMTNKFMTDPVRILVKRDELTLEGIKQFFVAVEREEWKFDTLCDLYDTLTITQAVIFCNTKRKVDWLTEKMRNNNFTVSSMHGDMPQKERDAIMGEFRAGTTRVLITTDVWARGLDVQQVSLVINYDLPNNRELYIHRIGRSGRFGRKGVAINFVKSDDIKILRDIEQYYSTQIDEMPMNVADLI from the exons ATGGCGACGACGTCGGTGGTGCCGGCGAATCGGCGGCGTGCGGCGGCGAACCCCGCCGAGGATATGGACTTCGAGACGACGGAGGGCGTGAAGGCCATCGCGAGCTTCGAGGAGATGGGGATCAAGGACGATCTGCTCCGCGGAATCTACCAGTACGGCTTCGAGAAGCCCTCAGCCATTCAGCAGCGGGCCGTGACTCCGATCATTCAGGGCCGTGACGTCATCGCCCAGGCCCAATCCGGAACGGGCAAAACCTCCATGATTGCTCTCACCGTTTGCCAGGTCGTCGATACCTCCGTCAGAGA GGTTCAGGCTTTAATATTGTCACCAACGAGGGAACTGGCCTCGCAAACTGAGAAGGTTATATTGGCTATTGGGGATTTCATCAATATACAAGCTCATGCATGCGTTGGAGGTAAAAGTGTGGGAGAAGACATAAGGAAACTTGAGTATGGAGTTCATGTGGTGTCTGGAACTCCTGGCCGAGTTTGTGACATGATCAAAAGGAGAACATTACGCACAAGGGCTATCAAGATGCTAGTTCTT gATGAATCTGATGAAATGTTGAGCAGAGGGTTTAAAGATCAAATTTATGATGTGTATAGATATCTCCCACCTGACCTTCAG GTTTGTTTGATTTCTGCTACCCTTCCTCATGAAATACTGGAGATGACAAACAAGTTCATGACAGATCCTGTAAGGATCCTTGTAAAACGTGATGAATTGACATTGGAG GGCATCAAGCAATTTTTTGTTGCGGTCGAAAGGGAGGAATGGAAGTTTGATACCCTGTGTGATCTTTATGATACCCTCACTATCACTCAAGCTGTTATATTCTGTAATACTAAGCGAAAG GTGGACTGGTTAACTGAAAAAATGCGTAACAACAATTTCACTGTCTCATCAATGCACGGTGACATGCCTCAGAAAGAAAGAGATGCTATTATGGGAGAATTTCGTGCTGGAACAACCCGTGTGCTAATAACAACTGACGTTTGGGCCCGTGGTCTTGATGTACAGCAG GTTTCTCTAGTTATCAATTATGACCTTCCCAATAATCGTGAGCTTTACATTCATCGAATTGGTCGCTCTGGACGTTTTGGACGAAAG GGTGTTGcaataaattttgtgaagagTGATGACATCAAGATCTTGAGAGACATTGAACAATACTACAGTACTCAGATTGATGAAATGCCAATGAATGTTGCTGATCTTATATAA
- the LOC100800550 gene encoding ATP-dependent zinc metalloprotease FTSH 2, chloroplastic isoform X1, translating into MVLLLIRMAAPLACVVGSGLSIQSNKIGKDVNGRYLFSYHRLSVLSKESKTICIKASLDQRKHEGRRGFLKLLNVGVGLPVLLGGGKAYADEQGPSSSRMSYSRFLEYLDKGRVKKVDLFENGTTAVVEAVSPELGNRVQRVRVQLPGLSQELLQKFREKNIDFAAHNGQEETGSPLANLIGNLAFPLILIGGLFLLSRRSSGGMGGPGGGFPLAFGQSKAKFQMEPNTGVTFDDVAGVDEAKQDFMEVVEFLKKPERFTAVGARIPKGVLLVGPPGTGKTLLAKAIAGEAGVPFFSISGSEFVEMFVGVGASRVRDLFRKAKENAPCIVFVDEIDAVGRQRGTGIGGGNDEREQTLNQLLTEMDGFEGNTGIIVIAATNRVDILDSALLRPGRFDRQVTVDVPDIRGRTEILKVHGSNKKFEADVSLEVIAMRTPGFSGADLANLLNEAAILAGRRGKTAISSKEIDDSIDRIVAGMEGTVMTDGKSKSLVAYHEVGHAICGTLTPGHDPVQKVTLVPRGQARGLTWFIPADDPTLISKQQLFARIVGGLGGRAAEEVIFGESEVTTGAVGDLQQITSLAKQMVTTFGMSDIGPWSLVDSSAQSDVIMRMMARNSMSEKLAEDIDAAVKRLSDEAYEIALSQIRSNREAIDKIVEVLLETETMSGDEFRALLSEFVEIPAENRVPPSTPSPVAV; encoded by the exons ATG gTACTCTTATTGATACGGATGGCAGCACCATTGGCATGTGTTGTTGGGAGTGGTTTATCCATACAGAGTAATAAAATTGGCAAGGACGTCAATGGAAGATATCTCTTCTCATATCATAGGCTTTCAGTACTGAGTAAGGAGTCAAAGACAATATGCATAAAGGCTTCCTTGGATCAAAGGAAGCATGAAGGTAGAAGAGGATTTCTGAAATTGTTGAATGTGGGAGTTGGCTTACCTGTATTATTAGGAGGTGGGAAAGCTTATGCTGATGAACAAGGACCTTCCTCCTCCAGAATGTCTTATTCTAGATTTCTTGAGTATTTGGATAAGGGTAGAGTTAAAAAAGTGGATCTGTTTGAGAATGGAACCACGGCTGTTGTGGAGGCTGTTTCTCCTGAGTTGGGTAATAGGGTGCAGCGAGTGCGTGTTCAACTTCCTGGACTTAGCCAAGAGCTTCTTCAGAAATTCAGGGAAAAGAACATTGATTTTGCAGCTCATAATGGCCAAGAAGAGACAGGTTCTCCATTAGCTAACCTGATTGGGAACCTGGCTTTCCCTCTGATTTTGATTGGAGGATTGTTCCTTCTCTCGAGACGATCGTCAGGAGGGATGGGAGGTCCCGGTGGGGGCTTTCCTCTTGCTTTTGGTCAATCTAAAGCCAAGTTTCAAATGGAGCCCAATACTGGAGTGACATTTGATGATGTTGCTGGAGTGGATGAAGCCAAGCAGGATTTTATGGAGGTGGTGGAATTTCTGAAGAAGCCTGAGAGATTCACTGCTGTTGGGGCTCGCATACCAAAAGGTGTTCTTCTTGTTGGCCCTCCTGGAACTGGGAAGACACTTTTAGCAAAGGCTATTGCAGGTGAAGCAGGTGTCCCATTTTTCTCAATCTCAGGTTCTGAGTTTGTAGAGATGTTTGTTGGTGTTGGTGCTTCTCGAGTCCGTGATTTATTCAGGAAGGCCAAAGAGAATGCTCCATGCATTGTTTTTGTTGATGAAATTGATGCTGTTGGAAGGCAAAGAGGTACTGGAAttggtggagggaatgatgaaaGAGAACAGACCCTCAATCAACTTTTGACAGAAATGGATGGATTTGAGGGTAATACCGGTATCATTGTCATTGCAGCTACTAACAGAGTTGACATTCTTGATTCTGCATTGTTAAGGCCAGGACGATTTGATAGACAG GTAACGGTTGATGTTCCAGATATACGGGGAAGGACTGAAATTTTAAAGGTTCATGGTAGCAATAAAAAGTTTGAAGCTGATGTTTCACTTGAGGTAATTGCTATGAGAACACCTGGTTTTAGTGGAGCAGATCTGGCAAACCTGCTGAATGAAGCTGCTATATTAGCTGGTCGGCGTGGAAAGACggcaatttcttccaaagagATCGATGATTCTATTGATAGGATTGTGGCTGGAATGGAAGGAACTGTGATGACAGATGGAAAGAGCAAAAGCTTAGTGGCATATCATGAAGTTGGGCATGCTATTTGTGG AACTTTGACTCCTGGTCATGATCCTGTACAAAAAGTAACCTTAGTTCCTCGCGGGCAAGCTCGTGGTCTTACTTGGTTCATTCCTGCTGATGACCCAACTCTGATCTCTAAACAACAACTCTTTGCAAGAATTGTTGGTGGACTAGGTGGCAGAGCAGCAGAGGAAGTTATTTTTGGTGAGTCTGAGGTTACAACTGGAGCAGTCGGTGATTTGCAGCAAATAACCAGTTTGGCCAAGCAG ATGGTAACCACATTTGGAATGTCTGATATTGGTCCTTGGTCACTCGTGGACTCATCAGCTCAAAGTGATGTTATCATGAGAATGATGGCAAGAAACTCAATGTCAGAAAAGCTTGCTGAAGACATTGATGCTGCTGTCAAGAGACTCTCAGATGAAGCATATGAAATTGCGTTGAGCCAAATAAGGAGCAACCGCGAGGCGATTGACAAGATTGTGGAAGTTCTATTGGAGACTGAGACAATGTCTGGAGATGAATTCCGAGCTCTCCTGTCcgagtttgttgaaattcctGCTGAAAATCGGGTCCCTCCTTCAACTCCCTCACCAGTTGCTGTTTGA
- the LOC100800550 gene encoding ATP-dependent zinc metalloprotease FTSH 2, chloroplastic isoform X2 gives MAAPLACVVGSGLSIQSNKIGKDVNGRYLFSYHRLSVLSKESKTICIKASLDQRKHEGRRGFLKLLNVGVGLPVLLGGGKAYADEQGPSSSRMSYSRFLEYLDKGRVKKVDLFENGTTAVVEAVSPELGNRVQRVRVQLPGLSQELLQKFREKNIDFAAHNGQEETGSPLANLIGNLAFPLILIGGLFLLSRRSSGGMGGPGGGFPLAFGQSKAKFQMEPNTGVTFDDVAGVDEAKQDFMEVVEFLKKPERFTAVGARIPKGVLLVGPPGTGKTLLAKAIAGEAGVPFFSISGSEFVEMFVGVGASRVRDLFRKAKENAPCIVFVDEIDAVGRQRGTGIGGGNDEREQTLNQLLTEMDGFEGNTGIIVIAATNRVDILDSALLRPGRFDRQVTVDVPDIRGRTEILKVHGSNKKFEADVSLEVIAMRTPGFSGADLANLLNEAAILAGRRGKTAISSKEIDDSIDRIVAGMEGTVMTDGKSKSLVAYHEVGHAICGTLTPGHDPVQKVTLVPRGQARGLTWFIPADDPTLISKQQLFARIVGGLGGRAAEEVIFGESEVTTGAVGDLQQITSLAKQMVTTFGMSDIGPWSLVDSSAQSDVIMRMMARNSMSEKLAEDIDAAVKRLSDEAYEIALSQIRSNREAIDKIVEVLLETETMSGDEFRALLSEFVEIPAENRVPPSTPSPVAV, from the exons ATGGCAGCACCATTGGCATGTGTTGTTGGGAGTGGTTTATCCATACAGAGTAATAAAATTGGCAAGGACGTCAATGGAAGATATCTCTTCTCATATCATAGGCTTTCAGTACTGAGTAAGGAGTCAAAGACAATATGCATAAAGGCTTCCTTGGATCAAAGGAAGCATGAAGGTAGAAGAGGATTTCTGAAATTGTTGAATGTGGGAGTTGGCTTACCTGTATTATTAGGAGGTGGGAAAGCTTATGCTGATGAACAAGGACCTTCCTCCTCCAGAATGTCTTATTCTAGATTTCTTGAGTATTTGGATAAGGGTAGAGTTAAAAAAGTGGATCTGTTTGAGAATGGAACCACGGCTGTTGTGGAGGCTGTTTCTCCTGAGTTGGGTAATAGGGTGCAGCGAGTGCGTGTTCAACTTCCTGGACTTAGCCAAGAGCTTCTTCAGAAATTCAGGGAAAAGAACATTGATTTTGCAGCTCATAATGGCCAAGAAGAGACAGGTTCTCCATTAGCTAACCTGATTGGGAACCTGGCTTTCCCTCTGATTTTGATTGGAGGATTGTTCCTTCTCTCGAGACGATCGTCAGGAGGGATGGGAGGTCCCGGTGGGGGCTTTCCTCTTGCTTTTGGTCAATCTAAAGCCAAGTTTCAAATGGAGCCCAATACTGGAGTGACATTTGATGATGTTGCTGGAGTGGATGAAGCCAAGCAGGATTTTATGGAGGTGGTGGAATTTCTGAAGAAGCCTGAGAGATTCACTGCTGTTGGGGCTCGCATACCAAAAGGTGTTCTTCTTGTTGGCCCTCCTGGAACTGGGAAGACACTTTTAGCAAAGGCTATTGCAGGTGAAGCAGGTGTCCCATTTTTCTCAATCTCAGGTTCTGAGTTTGTAGAGATGTTTGTTGGTGTTGGTGCTTCTCGAGTCCGTGATTTATTCAGGAAGGCCAAAGAGAATGCTCCATGCATTGTTTTTGTTGATGAAATTGATGCTGTTGGAAGGCAAAGAGGTACTGGAAttggtggagggaatgatgaaaGAGAACAGACCCTCAATCAACTTTTGACAGAAATGGATGGATTTGAGGGTAATACCGGTATCATTGTCATTGCAGCTACTAACAGAGTTGACATTCTTGATTCTGCATTGTTAAGGCCAGGACGATTTGATAGACAG GTAACGGTTGATGTTCCAGATATACGGGGAAGGACTGAAATTTTAAAGGTTCATGGTAGCAATAAAAAGTTTGAAGCTGATGTTTCACTTGAGGTAATTGCTATGAGAACACCTGGTTTTAGTGGAGCAGATCTGGCAAACCTGCTGAATGAAGCTGCTATATTAGCTGGTCGGCGTGGAAAGACggcaatttcttccaaagagATCGATGATTCTATTGATAGGATTGTGGCTGGAATGGAAGGAACTGTGATGACAGATGGAAAGAGCAAAAGCTTAGTGGCATATCATGAAGTTGGGCATGCTATTTGTGG AACTTTGACTCCTGGTCATGATCCTGTACAAAAAGTAACCTTAGTTCCTCGCGGGCAAGCTCGTGGTCTTACTTGGTTCATTCCTGCTGATGACCCAACTCTGATCTCTAAACAACAACTCTTTGCAAGAATTGTTGGTGGACTAGGTGGCAGAGCAGCAGAGGAAGTTATTTTTGGTGAGTCTGAGGTTACAACTGGAGCAGTCGGTGATTTGCAGCAAATAACCAGTTTGGCCAAGCAG ATGGTAACCACATTTGGAATGTCTGATATTGGTCCTTGGTCACTCGTGGACTCATCAGCTCAAAGTGATGTTATCATGAGAATGATGGCAAGAAACTCAATGTCAGAAAAGCTTGCTGAAGACATTGATGCTGCTGTCAAGAGACTCTCAGATGAAGCATATGAAATTGCGTTGAGCCAAATAAGGAGCAACCGCGAGGCGATTGACAAGATTGTGGAAGTTCTATTGGAGACTGAGACAATGTCTGGAGATGAATTCCGAGCTCTCCTGTCcgagtttgttgaaattcctGCTGAAAATCGGGTCCCTCCTTCAACTCCCTCACCAGTTGCTGTTTGA